The proteins below are encoded in one region of Brevundimonas fontaquae:
- a CDS encoding phasin family protein, with product MIAARTGLMAQGLTSAKGQDFKELSLMSSEKTEAMSASADAMAASAGAIGQRLGRVAMDESAHALRAAAAVAQARTPAKAAEAQFSYAMGWWSRAAAQALTLNGELLKAQAEALAPIHKTATANAKRLRKKR from the coding sequence GTGATCGCGGCCCGCACCGGCTTGATGGCGCAGGGCCTGACCAGCGCCAAGGGGCAGGACTTCAAGGAGCTGTCGCTGATGAGCTCCGAGAAGACCGAGGCGATGTCCGCCTCCGCCGACGCCATGGCCGCCAGCGCCGGAGCCATCGGTCAGCGGCTTGGGCGTGTGGCGATGGACGAGAGCGCCCATGCCCTGCGCGCGGCGGCGGCTGTGGCACAGGCCCGCACCCCGGCCAAGGCGGCCGAGGCCCAGTTCAGCTATGCCATGGGCTGGTGGAGCCGGGCGGCGGCCCAGGCCCTGACCCTGAACGGCGAACTGCTGAAGGCCCAGGCCGAGGCGCTGGCCCCGATCCACAAGACGGCCACGGCCAACGCCAAACGGCTGCGCAAGAAGCGCTAG
- a CDS encoding creatininase family protein: MLIHLSSWPEIDARLNDGGPLSRTVVVPIGSNEQHGPTGLLGTDWLCPEIIAHAAEKTDANLIVAPTFNIGMAQHHLAFAGTISLRPSTFMAAITDWVSSLSRHGFERIYFLNGHGGNVATIEATISEIYAEWSFVEDSPPFILKLKNWWDLPGVNGLCNRLFPTGHGMHATPSEIAVTQAAYPERIKTADYSPQIAPNGPIRDALDYRARFPDGRIGSDPAQASPEKGQQIIDAAIPALLSDIAAFAAETQPGGPH; this comes from the coding sequence ATGCTGATCCACCTGTCCTCCTGGCCCGAGATCGACGCCCGACTGAACGACGGCGGCCCGCTGTCCAGGACGGTGGTCGTGCCGATCGGCTCCAACGAGCAGCATGGGCCGACGGGGCTTCTGGGCACCGACTGGCTTTGCCCGGAGATCATCGCCCACGCGGCGGAAAAGACCGACGCCAACCTGATCGTGGCCCCGACCTTCAACATCGGCATGGCCCAGCATCACCTGGCCTTCGCCGGCACCATCAGCTTGCGCCCCTCCACCTTCATGGCCGCGATCACGGACTGGGTGTCGTCCCTGAGCCGTCACGGGTTCGAGCGGATCTACTTCCTGAACGGGCACGGCGGGAACGTCGCGACCATCGAGGCGACGATCTCGGAAATCTACGCCGAGTGGAGCTTCGTCGAGGACAGCCCGCCCTTCATCCTGAAGCTGAAGAACTGGTGGGACCTGCCCGGCGTCAATGGCCTGTGCAACCGCCTGTTCCCGACCGGCCACGGCATGCACGCCACCCCGTCCGAGATCGCGGTGACGCAGGCCGCCTATCCCGAGCGGATCAAGACCGCCGATTACAGCCCGCAGATCGCGCCGAACGGGCCGATCCGCGACGCCCTGGACTATCGCGCCCGCTTCCCCGACGGCCGGATCGGCTCGGACCCGGCCCAGGCCAGTCCAGAGAAGGGCCAGCAGATCATCGACGCGGCGATCCCCGCCCTGTTGAGCGACATCGCGGCCTTCGCCGCAGAGACCCAACCTGGAGGTCCTCACTGA
- a CDS encoding MarR family winged helix-turn-helix transcriptional regulator, with amino-acid sequence MVKAGKAARKVGPLATSPSHLMHRALQLALDIYAEETGADGLTQRQFAVLEAVSLKAGLTQTELVRMTGIDRSTLADLVTRMTTKGLLERERSTLDARAKAVRLSAEGAARLEAARPLVEAADKRIMALLPKGQRETFLNQLADLAAAADAAPDAAKAEAKAAKKALKAVEKEARKAEKAAKKADRPAKPPKVKKPKLKIVETA; translated from the coding sequence ATGGTGAAGGCGGGAAAAGCGGCAAGGAAGGTCGGGCCCCTGGCCACCTCGCCCAGCCACCTGATGCACCGCGCCCTGCAGCTGGCGCTCGACATCTATGCCGAGGAGACCGGCGCCGACGGCCTGACCCAGCGCCAGTTCGCGGTGCTGGAGGCGGTGTCGCTCAAGGCCGGCCTGACCCAGACCGAACTGGTGCGGATGACCGGCATCGACCGCTCGACCCTGGCCGATCTGGTCACACGCATGACGACCAAAGGCCTGCTGGAGCGGGAACGCTCGACCCTGGACGCCCGCGCCAAGGCGGTGCGTCTGTCGGCTGAGGGCGCAGCCCGTCTGGAGGCCGCGCGGCCGCTGGTCGAGGCCGCCGACAAGCGGATCATGGCCCTGCTGCCCAAGGGGCAGCGCGAGACCTTCCTCAATCAACTGGCCGATCTGGCCGCCGCCGCCGACGCCGCTCCCGATGCCGCCAAGGCCGAGGCCAAGGCCGCCAAGAAGGCGTTGAAGGCGGTCGAGAAGGAAGCCCGCAAGGCCGAGAAGGCCGCCAAGAAGGCCGACCGCCCGGCCAAACCGCCCAAGGTCAAGAAGCCCAAGCTGAAGATCGTCGAAACGGCCTGA
- a CDS encoding DHA2 family efflux MFS transporter permease subunit — translation MTAANPAADGGAPVAQKGPVAGHPEINWTMLLLGFAGMVVGQFMAILDIQIVAASLPQIQAGVGASADEISWIQTAYLIPEVVMIPLSGFLSRLWGTQRLFLVSCAGFVLMSIATGLSSSIDMMILFRAIQGFVGGAMIPTVFAVAFTAFPPDKRVTASVVMGLIVTLAPTVGPTLGGHLTEWLSWRWLFFINVGPGLLVLFLVGRYGNFDKGDPSLAKGFDWWGLGLMAAFLMSMQFVLEEGAKNDWFDDTHILLLTVVAAVAGPIFIWRSLTYRQPIVELRAFGNRNFLVGFIMTFIVGFALFGGTFLLPLFLGRVLGYSSSEVGTTMVVSGLAMFATGPFAGRLVRKLDARVLMFGGFMLCAWGMWEARVVTDDWGFWNFASVQAFRGVGVMLAMIASQQVTMATLPPHMVKNASGLVNLSRNVGGAFGLAILNTSLTSNTALHMSELTSAIGQGDQAMRNMMAGMAQRFAGSIDPAASAMKAIYGMLQKQATTMAFGDAFALLAILCAGAAFVTLAAQPVKAQAGAPPSDVH, via the coding sequence GTGACCGCCGCCAACCCCGCCGCGGATGGCGGGGCCCCTGTCGCGCAAAAGGGTCCCGTCGCCGGCCATCCCGAAATCAACTGGACCATGCTGTTGCTGGGCTTCGCCGGCATGGTGGTGGGCCAGTTCATGGCCATTCTGGACATCCAGATCGTCGCCGCCTCCCTGCCCCAGATCCAGGCGGGGGTAGGCGCCTCGGCTGACGAGATCAGCTGGATCCAGACCGCCTATCTGATCCCCGAGGTGGTGATGATCCCTCTGTCGGGCTTCCTGTCGCGGCTGTGGGGAACGCAGCGGCTGTTCCTGGTCTCCTGCGCCGGTTTCGTGCTGATGAGCATCGCCACAGGTCTGTCGTCGTCGATCGACATGATGATCCTGTTCCGGGCCATCCAAGGCTTTGTGGGCGGGGCCATGATCCCGACCGTCTTCGCCGTCGCCTTCACCGCCTTTCCGCCTGACAAGCGCGTCACCGCCAGCGTCGTCATGGGCCTGATCGTCACCCTGGCGCCGACCGTCGGGCCGACGCTGGGCGGGCACCTGACGGAGTGGCTGAGCTGGCGCTGGCTGTTCTTCATCAACGTCGGGCCGGGCCTGCTGGTGCTGTTTCTGGTCGGGCGCTACGGGAACTTCGACAAGGGTGACCCGTCGCTGGCCAAGGGCTTCGACTGGTGGGGCCTAGGCCTGATGGCCGCCTTTCTGATGTCGATGCAGTTCGTGCTGGAAGAGGGCGCCAAGAACGACTGGTTCGACGACACCCACATCCTGTTGCTGACCGTCGTGGCGGCGGTCGCCGGACCGATCTTCATCTGGCGGTCCCTGACCTATCGCCAGCCGATCGTGGAGCTGCGCGCCTTTGGCAATCGCAACTTCCTGGTCGGTTTCATCATGACCTTCATCGTCGGTTTCGCCCTGTTCGGCGGCACCTTCCTGCTGCCGCTCTTCCTGGGCCGCGTGCTCGGCTATTCGTCGTCAGAAGTCGGCACCACCATGGTCGTGTCGGGCCTGGCCATGTTCGCCACCGGCCCCTTCGCTGGACGACTGGTGCGCAAGCTGGATGCGCGGGTGCTGATGTTCGGCGGCTTCATGCTGTGCGCCTGGGGCATGTGGGAGGCGCGCGTCGTCACCGACGACTGGGGCTTCTGGAACTTCGCCTCGGTCCAGGCCTTCCGCGGCGTCGGCGTGATGCTGGCCATGATCGCGTCCCAGCAGGTGACGATGGCGACCCTGCCGCCGCACATGGTCAAGAACGCCTCGGGGCTGGTGAACCTGTCGCGCAACGTCGGCGGCGCCTTCGGCCTGGCGATCCTGAACACCAGCCTGACGTCCAACACGGCCCTGCACATGAGCGAACTGACCAGCGCCATCGGTCAGGGGGATCAGGCGATGCGCAACATGATGGCCGGCATGGCCCAGCGGTTCGCCGGCTCCATCGACCCGGCCGCCTCGGCGATGAAGGCCATCTATGGGATGTTGCAGAAACAGGCGACGACGATGGCGTTCGGCGACGCCTTCGCCCTGCTGGCCATCCTGTGCGCAGGCGCGGCTTTCGTCACCCTGGCCGCCCAGCCGGTGAAGGCCCAGGCTGGCGCACCGCCCTCGGACGTCCACTGA
- the ftsY gene encoding signal recognition particle-docking protein FtsY, giving the protein MNDTPKKGWFQRLSAGLSRSSKQMTDQVVATFVKEPLSEASLEQLEEHLLESDLGPAASARIVERFRGLKFGKDAPEREVKEALAEAVAAELSPRQATFDPLSGPKPYVVLFVGVNGSGKTTTLGKIAADLTGKGAKVMIVAGDTFRAAAREQLKVWAERAGADFESRRDGADAAGLAFDAYTKARAEGYDVVLIDTAGRLQNKSALMDELLKIVRVLKKVDPEAPHDTLLVLDATVGRNALAQEQIFGRTAFVTGVVMTKLDGTARGGVLVPVAQASDAPLMLIGVGEGVEDLQPFDARAFSRSLVGLED; this is encoded by the coding sequence ATGAACGATACGCCGAAAAAGGGCTGGTTCCAGCGCCTGTCCGCTGGGCTCTCGCGCTCCTCCAAACAGATGACCGATCAGGTCGTCGCCACCTTCGTCAAGGAGCCTCTGTCCGAGGCCTCGCTGGAGCAGCTGGAGGAGCATCTGCTGGAGAGCGATCTCGGCCCGGCCGCCTCGGCCCGGATCGTCGAGCGCTTTCGCGGGCTGAAGTTCGGCAAGGACGCGCCCGAGCGCGAGGTCAAGGAGGCCCTGGCCGAGGCGGTCGCCGCCGAACTTTCGCCGCGCCAGGCCACCTTCGACCCCCTGTCCGGCCCCAAACCCTATGTCGTCCTGTTCGTCGGGGTGAACGGGTCGGGCAAGACCACGACCCTGGGCAAGATCGCCGCCGATCTGACGGGCAAGGGCGCCAAGGTGATGATCGTCGCCGGCGACACCTTCCGCGCCGCCGCGCGCGAACAGCTGAAGGTCTGGGCCGAGCGCGCCGGCGCCGACTTCGAAAGCCGTCGCGACGGCGCCGATGCCGCGGGCCTGGCCTTCGACGCCTATACCAAGGCGCGGGCCGAAGGCTACGACGTCGTCCTGATCGACACCGCCGGCCGACTGCAAAACAAGTCCGCCCTGATGGACGAACTGCTCAAGATCGTCCGGGTGCTGAAGAAGGTCGATCCCGAGGCGCCGCACGACACCCTGCTGGTGCTGGACGCGACGGTGGGCCGCAACGCCCTGGCCCAGGAACAGATCTTCGGCCGCACCGCCTTCGTGACCGGCGTGGTCATGACCAAGCTGGACGGCACCGCGCGCGGCGGCGTGCTGGTGCCGGTGGCCCAGGCGTCCGACGCCCCTCTGATGCTGATCGGCGTCGGCGAAGGGGTCGAGGATTTGCAACCGTTCGACGCGCGCGCCTTCTCCCGCTCGCTGGTGGGACTGGAAGACTGA
- a CDS encoding MarR family winged helix-turn-helix transcriptional regulator: MQVMLTARRWKLWMGEMFRNAGHTGAPIVVLYHLADEPKGLTLSELSVRMELSGASLTRLVQRLERDGFVSRHRMIGDGRSWLIIMEPAGRAEMQAFEVHAASMRQRVFDGVSQDDLAAALRVLSAVAEKLADGTDGAKRP; encoded by the coding sequence ATGCAGGTCATGCTGACCGCGCGGCGATGGAAACTCTGGATGGGCGAGATGTTTAGGAACGCAGGCCATACCGGCGCGCCGATCGTCGTCCTCTACCACCTGGCCGATGAGCCAAAGGGGCTGACGCTTTCCGAACTGTCGGTCAGGATGGAGCTGTCAGGCGCATCCTTGACGCGATTGGTGCAGAGGCTCGAACGCGACGGCTTTGTCAGTCGCCATCGCATGATCGGTGATGGGCGGTCGTGGCTCATCATCATGGAACCGGCCGGTCGCGCGGAGATGCAGGCGTTCGAAGTGCATGCCGCCTCCATGCGGCAGAGGGTTTTCGACGGTGTTTCGCAAGACGACTTGGCCGCCGCGCTCCGGGTTCTGAGCGCCGTGGCGGAGAAGCTCGCCGACGGGACGGACGGCGCGAAGCGGCCTTAG
- a CDS encoding TetR/AcrR family transcriptional regulator, whose protein sequence is MARRRGQVDERKSEAILDAAATLFADKGLQAKMDEIAKLAGVSKQTVYNRFASKLEIAQALASKRVEDIVAPLRGAGDPQTVLEALALTLLNRVCSGDKVGSMRGVALVSVEAPDIAHAIYEAGPRRSLRELGAWLAEQTRLGRMNVADPEEAAEMFAGLVLGHGHLRAMLDVPQLEADKRAGRAREAARIFMAAHPPATAAKTS, encoded by the coding sequence ATGGCGCGGCGTCGCGGACAGGTCGATGAACGAAAGAGCGAGGCGATCCTGGACGCCGCCGCGACCCTGTTCGCCGACAAGGGGCTGCAAGCCAAGATGGACGAGATCGCCAAACTGGCCGGCGTTTCCAAACAGACGGTCTATAACCGCTTCGCCTCCAAGCTGGAGATCGCCCAGGCCCTGGCGTCAAAGCGGGTCGAGGACATCGTCGCCCCCCTGCGCGGCGCCGGCGATCCGCAGACGGTGCTGGAGGCCTTGGCCCTGACGCTGCTGAACCGGGTGTGCAGCGGCGACAAGGTCGGCTCGATGCGCGGGGTCGCCCTGGTCTCGGTCGAGGCGCCCGACATCGCCCACGCCATCTATGAGGCCGGGCCGCGCCGCAGCCTGCGCGAACTGGGCGCCTGGCTGGCGGAACAGACGCGGTTGGGCCGGATGAACGTCGCCGATCCGGAAGAGGCGGCCGAGATGTTCGCCGGCCTTGTGCTGGGCCACGGCCATCTGCGCGCCATGCTGGACGTGCCGCAGCTGGAGGCTGACAAACGCGCAGGCCGCGCCAGAGAGGCCGCGCGCATCTTCATGGCCGCCCATCCGCCCGCTACGGCCGCCAAGACTTCCTAA
- a CDS encoding inner membrane-spanning protein YciB, with the protein MTETPKKASNIRQAVDFGALVAFMAAYAVNRFARGLDGQEALVQATWVLVGASLIALVVGYVVERRLAPLPLLTGGFALIFGVLTIVFHDPNLLKIKLSIQNGLLAVVLLGSLPLNRYPFKYLLGEAIRITDAGWRGLTLRYGLYFAAVCIVNEIVWRTQSDDAWVAFRGGLWIASAVFGVWQVFFIMKHLIKDDEPTPLSPDTGL; encoded by the coding sequence ATGACCGAGACGCCGAAGAAGGCTTCCAACATCCGCCAGGCCGTCGATTTCGGCGCCCTCGTGGCCTTCATGGCCGCCTATGCGGTCAACCGGTTCGCGCGCGGTCTGGACGGGCAGGAAGCCCTGGTCCAGGCGACTTGGGTCCTGGTTGGCGCCTCGCTGATCGCCCTGGTCGTCGGCTATGTGGTCGAGCGTCGTCTGGCGCCCCTGCCGCTGCTGACCGGCGGGTTCGCCTTGATCTTCGGCGTTCTGACCATCGTCTTCCACGATCCGAACCTGTTGAAGATCAAGCTGTCGATCCAGAACGGCCTGCTGGCGGTCGTGCTGTTGGGATCGCTGCCGCTGAACCGCTATCCGTTCAAATATCTGCTGGGCGAGGCGATCCGCATCACCGACGCGGGCTGGCGCGGGCTGACCCTGCGTTACGGCCTGTATTTCGCCGCCGTCTGCATCGTCAACGAGATCGTCTGGCGCACCCAGTCGGATGATGCGTGGGTCGCCTTCCGCGGCGGCCTGTGGATCGCCTCGGCCGTGTTCGGCGTCTGGCAGGTCTTCTTCATCATGAAGCACCTGATCAAGGACGACGAGCCGACGCCCCTCTCGCCCGACACGGGGCTCTAG
- a CDS encoding HlyD family secretion protein, whose amino-acid sequence MSPELKKRLPLFAAALVGLALIVGGIVWWVNGQRWESTDNAFVQADTTLVSPQLSGRVTEVLVGDNQRVAAGQILVKLDDSDQKAQLAQAEANLAAAIAAVGHVDAQAEQEQATIAARAASVAQANAQAGLARAEVDRYGKLAEQGWVSQQRIQTERASAATAAASVQQAQAALVAEQRTAGVLGSTRQQSVAAVEQARAVVDQARIALERTVIRAPVAGVVGARSVRPGQYVNAGTQLLSVVPLTNTYIVANFKETQLDKVRLGQTVEISADAFPGRKIEGRVDSFAPATGSEFALIPVENATGNFTKITQRVPVRIVVSGADRSLALRPGLSVDVKIDLKSEGGQSFAEAATTTGAAGQ is encoded by the coding sequence ATGTCGCCTGAACTCAAGAAACGCCTGCCGCTGTTCGCGGCCGCCCTCGTCGGCCTGGCCCTGATCGTGGGCGGCATCGTCTGGTGGGTGAACGGCCAGCGTTGGGAAAGCACTGACAACGCCTTCGTTCAGGCCGACACCACCCTGGTCAGCCCGCAACTGTCCGGCCGGGTCACCGAGGTTCTGGTGGGTGACAACCAGCGGGTCGCAGCAGGCCAGATCCTGGTCAAGCTGGACGATTCCGACCAGAAGGCCCAACTGGCACAGGCCGAGGCCAATCTGGCCGCCGCCATCGCCGCCGTCGGCCATGTCGACGCCCAGGCCGAGCAGGAACAGGCCACCATCGCCGCCCGCGCCGCCTCCGTCGCCCAGGCCAACGCCCAGGCCGGCCTGGCCCGCGCCGAGGTCGATCGCTACGGCAAGCTGGCCGAACAGGGCTGGGTTTCGCAACAGCGCATCCAGACCGAGCGCGCCTCGGCCGCCACCGCCGCCGCCAGCGTCCAGCAGGCCCAGGCCGCCCTGGTCGCCGAACAACGCACCGCCGGGGTGCTGGGCTCGACCCGTCAGCAGAGCGTCGCCGCCGTCGAACAGGCCCGCGCCGTCGTCGATCAGGCTCGCATCGCGCTGGAGCGCACCGTGATCCGCGCTCCGGTCGCCGGCGTCGTCGGCGCCCGCAGCGTGCGGCCCGGCCAATACGTCAACGCCGGCACGCAACTGCTGTCGGTCGTGCCCCTGACCAACACCTACATCGTCGCCAACTTCAAGGAGACGCAGTTGGACAAGGTGCGCCTGGGCCAGACCGTCGAGATTTCCGCCGACGCCTTCCCCGGCCGCAAGATCGAGGGCCGCGTGGACAGCTTCGCCCCCGCCACCGGGTCCGAGTTCGCCCTGATCCCGGTCGAGAACGCCACGGGCAACTTCACCAAGATCACCCAGCGCGTGCCGGTCCGCATCGTCGTAAGCGGCGCAGACCGCAGCCTGGCCCTGCGTCCCGGCCTGTCGGTGGACGTCAAGATCGACCTGAAGAGCGAGGGCGGCCAGAGCTTCGCCGAAGCTGCCACGACGACGGGAGCCGCAGGCCAGTGA
- a CDS encoding cation:proton antiporter, translating to MPDPYILMLFVVGALVALVAWLPLVFRRAPLSLPIVCVILGAVLFALPQVGFDPLPQTYPDITERLTEFVVIIALMGAGLKIDRIFNLRRWGVTWRLLGVTMMLSVVAIVLLGWTVLGLGLAGAILLAGTLAPTDPVLASDIQVGAPREGREDEVRFGLTSEAGLNDGLAFPFVNLAIALALAAAGQKDYWFVEWLTVNVLWEIGAGLGIGWAIGWLFGWLTFAIPVHSRLAATRDGFIVLAATFISYSVTEMLHCYGFLAVFITALAFRHADRDHAFHAQMHDFIEQIERMAMMVVLVLFGGALVSGLLAPLRPLDVAVAAVIVLVVRPLAGMIGLMGWKRPLREKLILAFFGIRGVGSFYYLAYGLNAAPFEGGDRLWAIVGLICLMSILLHGITVTPVMRWFDRSQGRDPDADAGEERAKTSGRAASA from the coding sequence ATGCCCGATCCCTACATCCTGATGCTGTTCGTGGTGGGGGCGCTGGTTGCTCTGGTGGCGTGGTTGCCGCTGGTGTTCCGGCGTGCGCCGTTGTCATTGCCGATCGTTTGCGTGATCCTCGGGGCCGTACTGTTCGCCCTGCCGCAGGTGGGCTTCGATCCTCTGCCTCAGACCTATCCCGACATCACCGAGCGGCTGACGGAGTTCGTGGTGATCATCGCCCTGATGGGCGCTGGTCTGAAGATCGACAGGATTTTCAACCTGCGGCGCTGGGGGGTGACCTGGCGACTGCTGGGCGTGACCATGATGCTGTCGGTCGTGGCGATCGTCCTGCTGGGCTGGACGGTGCTGGGGCTCGGGCTGGCGGGCGCGATCCTGCTTGCGGGCACGCTGGCCCCGACGGATCCGGTGCTGGCCTCCGATATCCAGGTTGGCGCGCCGCGCGAAGGGCGGGAAGACGAGGTTCGGTTCGGGCTGACGTCGGAGGCGGGGCTGAACGACGGGCTGGCGTTTCCATTCGTCAACCTCGCCATCGCCCTGGCCTTGGCGGCGGCGGGCCAGAAGGATTACTGGTTCGTCGAATGGCTGACCGTCAACGTGCTGTGGGAGATCGGGGCGGGGCTGGGTATCGGCTGGGCGATCGGCTGGTTGTTCGGCTGGCTGACGTTTGCGATCCCGGTTCACTCACGGCTTGCCGCCACACGAGACGGGTTCATCGTCCTGGCGGCGACGTTTATCTCCTATTCGGTGACGGAGATGCTGCACTGCTACGGGTTCCTGGCGGTCTTCATCACGGCGCTGGCGTTCCGGCATGCTGATCGGGACCACGCGTTCCACGCCCAGATGCATGACTTCATCGAGCAGATCGAACGGATGGCGATGATGGTGGTGCTGGTGCTGTTTGGCGGCGCGCTGGTGTCGGGGCTGCTGGCGCCCTTGAGGCCGCTCGATGTGGCCGTCGCGGCCGTAATCGTGCTGGTCGTGCGGCCGCTGGCCGGCATGATCGGGTTGATGGGCTGGAAGCGCCCGCTTCGCGAGAAGCTGATCCTGGCCTTCTTCGGCATCCGCGGCGTGGGGTCGTTCTACTATCTGGCCTATGGACTCAACGCCGCGCCGTTTGAAGGCGGCGACCGCCTGTGGGCCATCGTGGGGTTGATCTGCCTGATGTCGATCCTGCTACATGGGATCACCGTGACGCCGGTCATGCGCTGGTTCGATCGCAGCCAGGGGCGCGATCCCGATGCGGACGCCGGCGAGGAGAGGGCCAAGACGTCAGGGCGCGCCGCGTCAGCGTAA
- a CDS encoding flavin monoamine oxidase family protein, with protein MNARISASQPLPSQVDVVVIGAGAAGIAAARRLMRPGLLVLVLEARGRIGGRAWTVRAEGEGLDMGCGWLHSADDNVLAGRVEAEGLTLDQTPPPWRTQAFDHEMTRADQAEFGEAFAAFDQRVTEAASLVRAGVGEDRPASDFFDPDCRWNPRMDAISGALNGARFAEVSSLDYDAYGDTGVNWRVREGYGRLIARLGEAVSSITVTDCAVSRIDRSGPVLRLDTNRGELTARIVILTVPNSLIAGEAIRIDPPVPALLEATAGVPLGLASKVHMTVRGAGDFQPDTQLWTRTDTAETGGYHLRPFGRPMIEAYFGADLAWGLEAQGPAALFDFAVSELVAALGSDMRRRLEAVAVSGWAVDPWSRGAYSHALPGHAADREKLRTAVEDRIFLAGEATAPVYYGTAHGAWMEGERAVDAALTAQALKGLGLDPRRPEDDSEA; from the coding sequence ATGAACGCCCGCATCTCCGCCTCCCAGCCGCTGCCGTCACAGGTCGATGTCGTGGTGATCGGCGCAGGCGCCGCCGGCATCGCCGCCGCGCGTCGTCTGATGCGACCCGGCCTGTTGGTTCTGGTGCTGGAGGCCCGCGGCCGGATCGGCGGGCGCGCCTGGACGGTTCGGGCCGAGGGCGAAGGGTTGGACATGGGCTGCGGCTGGCTGCATTCCGCCGATGACAATGTGCTGGCGGGACGGGTCGAGGCCGAGGGGCTGACGCTGGACCAGACCCCGCCGCCCTGGCGCACCCAGGCCTTCGATCACGAGATGACCCGCGCGGATCAGGCCGAGTTCGGCGAGGCCTTCGCCGCCTTCGACCAGCGGGTGACCGAGGCGGCGTCGCTCGTCCGCGCGGGTGTGGGGGAGGATCGTCCGGCGTCGGACTTCTTCGATCCCGACTGTCGCTGGAACCCGCGCATGGACGCCATCTCGGGCGCCCTGAACGGCGCGCGGTTCGCCGAGGTGTCCAGCCTGGATTACGACGCCTATGGCGACACCGGCGTGAACTGGCGGGTGCGCGAGGGCTATGGCCGCCTGATCGCGCGGCTGGGCGAGGCTGTTTCGTCCATCACGGTCACGGACTGCGCCGTCAGCCGGATCGACCGTTCCGGACCGGTGCTGCGGCTGGACACCAATCGCGGCGAGCTGACGGCGCGGATCGTCATCCTGACCGTGCCCAACAGCCTGATCGCCGGCGAGGCGATCCGCATCGATCCCCCGGTTCCCGCGCTGCTTGAGGCGACGGCGGGCGTGCCGCTGGGCCTGGCGTCCAAGGTGCATATGACCGTGCGCGGCGCCGGCGATTTCCAACCCGACACCCAGCTGTGGACCCGCACCGATACGGCCGAGACCGGCGGCTATCACCTGCGGCCGTTCGGGCGGCCGATGATCGAGGCCTATTTCGGGGCCGATCTCGCCTGGGGGCTGGAGGCGCAAGGGCCGGCCGCCCTGTTCGACTTCGCCGTGTCCGAACTGGTCGCGGCCTTGGGATCGGACATGCGCCGGCGGCTGGAGGCGGTCGCGGTCAGCGGCTGGGCCGTCGATCCGTGGTCGCGCGGCGCCTATTCCCACGCCTTGCCGGGCCATGCGGCGGACCGCGAGAAGCTGCGCACGGCGGTCGAGGACCGCATTTTCCTGGCCGGCGAGGCGACGGCGCCGGTCTATTACGGCACGGCCCACGGCGCCTGGATGGAGGGCGAGCGCGCCGTCGACGCCGCCCTGACCGCCCAAGCGCTCAAGGGCCTGGGTCTTGACCCACGTCGTCCCGAGGACGACAGCGAGGCATGA
- the nth gene encoding endonuclease III, producing the protein MKPAKAKKSAAKPARRPAVMTGAAIPVLRWPPDEDRVEAIFQRLSGVMPEPKTELDFSNPFTLVVAVALSAQATDVSVNKATERLFKVADTPEKMLALGEEGLIPYIASIGLYRGKARNVIALSHIVLEQHGGEVPLNRADLQALPGVGRKTASVVLNELGIEAAIAVDTHVFRVSHRLGLANAGTPDKVEAQLFEVVPEDWLPKAHHWLILHGRYTCTARKPKCLSCIIADLCPSRAGLMALGEGV; encoded by the coding sequence ATGAAGCCCGCCAAGGCCAAAAAGTCCGCCGCCAAGCCTGCCAGACGCCCGGCCGTGATGACCGGGGCGGCCATCCCCGTGCTGCGCTGGCCGCCCGACGAAGACCGCGTCGAGGCGATCTTCCAGCGCCTGTCCGGCGTGATGCCGGAGCCCAAGACCGAGCTGGATTTCTCCAATCCCTTCACCCTGGTTGTCGCCGTCGCCCTGTCGGCCCAGGCCACGGACGTGTCGGTCAACAAGGCGACCGAGCGGCTGTTCAAGGTCGCGGACACGCCGGAGAAGATGCTGGCCTTGGGTGAGGAAGGGCTGATCCCCTACATCGCGTCCATCGGCCTTTATCGCGGCAAGGCGAGGAACGTCATCGCGCTGAGCCACATCGTGCTGGAACAGCATGGCGGCGAGGTCCCGCTGAACCGCGCCGATCTTCAGGCCCTGCCCGGCGTGGGTCGAAAGACGGCCTCGGTGGTCCTGAACGAGCTCGGGATCGAGGCGGCCATCGCCGTGGACACCCACGTCTTTCGCGTCTCGCACCGGTTGGGCCTGGCCAATGCGGGCACACCGGACAAGGTCGAGGCCCAGCTGTTCGAGGTCGTGCCGGAGGACTGGCTGCCCAAGGCGCACCACTGGCTGATCCTGCACGGGCGCTACACCTGCACGGCGCGAAAGCCCAAATGTCTGTCCTGCATCATCGCCGACCTGTGCCCGTCGCGAGCGGGCCTGATGGCGCTGGGCGAGGGCGTCTAA